A region from the Candidatus Obscuribacterales bacterium genome encodes:
- the ureG gene encoding urease accessory protein UreG, giving the protein MNPFRVGIAGPVGSGKTALVDALCKALRDRYPIAVVTNDIYTQEDAQFLVRSQALSRDRIVGVETGGCPHTAIREDASINLMAIEDLERRFTDLELVFVESGGDNLASTFSPELVDLTLYVIDVAAGDKIPRKGGPGITKSDLLVINKIDLAPMVGADLGVMERDTKTMRGDRPFVFTNLKQQQGLNDIIDFIQLHMGRPNVKKP; this is encoded by the coding sequence ATGAATCCCTTCCGAGTTGGCATCGCTGGCCCCGTCGGCTCCGGCAAAACCGCCCTAGTAGACGCCCTCTGTAAAGCTCTCCGCGATCGCTACCCCATCGCCGTGGTCACCAATGACATCTACACCCAAGAAGACGCTCAGTTTTTGGTGCGCAGTCAGGCCCTCAGCCGCGATCGCATCGTCGGCGTTGAAACCGGCGGCTGCCCCCATACCGCCATTCGGGAAGATGCCTCGATTAACCTAATGGCCATTGAAGACCTAGAACGACGCTTCACCGACCTCGAACTCGTCTTTGTGGAAAGCGGCGGCGACAACCTAGCCTCCACCTTTAGCCCAGAGCTTGTAGACCTCACCCTTTACGTGATCGACGTAGCTGCGGGCGACAAAATTCCCCGCAAGGGCGGCCCCGGTATCACCAAGTCTGACCTGCTGGTGATCAACAAAATTGATCTTGCTCCCATGGTCGGCGCAGATCTGGGCGTCATGGAGCGAGATACCAAAACCATGCGCGGCGATCGCCCCTTTGTGTTCACCAACCTCAAACAACAGCAGGGACTGAACGACATCATCGATTTTATTCAGCTTCATATGGGACGCCCCAATGTAAAGAAACCTTAA